The window ttgctatatttttctgtAGATTTGGTCAAAGTTAGTAAAGTTTGACTTATgacaaacctaatacgacatgtagataaaaacggagggagtaaatgACAAAAAAGGGACAGGTCACTAAAACAGTTAGGCAAACATCTAATACACTAAATAAGCATAGAATCAAAATTTCATAAATACAGAGCATAGAAAATGTTCCACAAGAGATGCAACGTTTAGTTTTGTACTGACCTATTTTTCACTTCAGTTTGTATACAGTGCACCAAATCCAGgccaagctgctgctgctgctgcaccaaTTGCAGTGTTTACAGGTGTCACTGCAATCTCGTTTGTTGCTTTTCCTCTCAGTAAAGTCTTTCCCATTGCTCTCCTGCAAGCATTATCCTGTGGGGCAGTAGGAGCCATCATTGTTACCCGAGTGATACAAAAACAGCTAGGTGAGTTGCTGTCTTCGGAAGCAGAAAAGATAGAATCTGCTGAGAAGGCAGATGTTCAGCAGGTTGGATTTCTTTCAGACATTGCTGGCCCTACAGGAGCTCAATTGCAGATCGTGTATGGTGTATTTGGTTACATGCAAGTCTTATCAGCATGCTTCATGTCATTTGCTCACGGAGGCAATGATGTCTCCAATGCCATAGGGCCCCTGGCTGCAGCTCTGTCCATTCTTCAAGGTGTGGCAAGCAGTGCTGAGATAGTTATACCTACTGAAGTTCTTGCTTGGGGTGGGTTTGGAATTGTTGCAGGTCTTGCAATGTGGGGATATAGGGTGATAGCAACAATTGGCAAGAAAATCACAGAACTGACACCAACCAGGGGCTTCGCGGCAGAGTTTGCAGCAGCTTCAGTGGTCTTGTTTGCATCAAAGCTTGGTTTGCCAATTTCTGCCACACATACACTTGTTGGAGCAGTGATGGGTGTCGGATTTGCAAGAGGGCTCAACAGAGTCAGAGCAGAGACAGTTCGCGAAATTGTGGCCTCCTGGTTGGTCACAATTCCAGTTGGTGCTGTGCTATGTATCTTCTACACAATGATCCTAACCAAGATTCTGGCATACTTTATGTGAGTGGATTGTGAAATATAAGAACTCATTTAAGCGACATAGAGCATTATCACTTCATTAATTTTGATCAGTGGAAAAGgctttttttatattttcccTTTTGCAAAAGTGAAGAGATATGCTGATTTTGAAGGTtttaaaaaacgctagacgctaggtgaacgctagcctatggtttagagttttttgtgattaaacgtagattaaACGTCTTTTGTaattaaacgacactgtgattaaacgcaacgctaggccaaagtttagagtttaatcaagattaaacgtagTTTTAAAACGCTTTTTAAAACAGGGATTTTGATAGTTCTATCAGAACTTTACAAGGATTTCCAAGAGCGCATGATCATTGCCTTGGCAACTGAGCGCGATTAGGAAAAAGGTTTTCCAGCAATATAATCATGGAACAGACTCCCGATTTTCAACATTTTGTACTACCTTGTGTCCATCGCAAGGTCGAATACTGTAACTTCTTATAGAGCATTATACATAATACACAATGATTGGCTAAGCGCTTCTTGTAAATTATAATCATATCACACAGCTTTGCTCATTGACACCCAATCATCCTTAAAAGTGAGTTGACAACAGATAAGAATGCAACATCATAGGATACAGATAATACAAGAAACGAAGAACAGTTTGCAACAAAAGATTGGCAACATAGGTAATTTCAACTAAGAACATTTAGAACTTAGAAGGGTTTAGGATTCCTACCAAACAAGCCCATATTTTGTTGCAAATCATGTTTTATGCCCCTAGATAAACAATGGAACTCGGGGCCCacatttttttatgaaaaaatcACATATACACAGAGGTTTCACCGTTTCAGAAAAGAAGGGAGACTAGACATGACGTATTTAATGTCCCCAGCTTAAAATACACATGCCGACTAACACAGTAAAGAAACTGGCCTTATCAAATTAGAGAATTGAAACTAAAGCCAGTGGTCAAGTTTATAGATTCTCAACAGGCATGTCAATGGAAACTGAAAACACATCTGGCAATGTGCACGACGAGATACTTCATATTACACCTTCTTCAGTTCTTCTAATAGGTGGCTCATAATGTGTTCGTGACAATATGTTCTTTTAGTGATTCCTCAGTGAGGATGTCCAGGTTAATGACACTTACTATCATCATATCCGTGTGTTGTTTTGCGAAGCCTATATTACTGATAGCTCCATATTCAATCTGGGGAATTGCTTTTCCTTAAGCAGACAAAAACATGGTTTTCCTAATTTTCAATTTTTCATATAGGAATTTGTAGCCAGAAAAGCACCATGAAAAACAAATAATGTAAGTAACTTGAAAAGGACTAATAACTAGTAAGTCTAGGCACACAGTAAAACTGAAGATGTAACAGCATCTGGCGCAGAGTGAGGAAACTAAACTAGTAGTGTCTGGATTTTAGATAAGACCAAGTAGCATTAATCATCTAATTTCATACACAAGGTCCACATAAGCGAAATGCAGCAGCAGGATAGGGTAACAcagcacatctagatagcaggAGCCAATCGGGGATCGCGGAATACAGACTGGGCAGCGGGGGCGGCGTGGCTCCAGGCGGCCGGCTGAGCAATGAGGAACCGCCCGGGTCAGCCGGTTTCCTGGTCGAAGTCGTCGCCGTCCGACTCCTCGACGTTatcggcgtcgtcgtcctccaCCTCAGCGTCGTACTCCTCCTTGGTGTCGCCTGCGGGCTTTCCGATGATCACCAGGTTGCTGTTGGTCTTCCGGATCTCGTTCAGCTGAGCGACGAGCAGGGGAGAAACAAAGGGAGGCGTCAGGTATCCCTTGGACATCGCGCGGGTAGGGCGGAAGGCAAGTGGGACCCTGCCGAGGGGAGGGAGTGGAGAAAGGGAATGGAGAGCGGCACCTTATCCTCGAGGTCGGACTCCGCCAtggcgaggaggagctcgtccTCATGGGAGGTGGCCGGCACGGGGAGCAACGTGGACGCCGGgatcagcggcggcgacggccactGCCGCATCAGCGCCGGGAACTGCAGCATCTCCTCCGCTCTccgccgctgcggccgccgcggctTCGCTTGGGTTGGGGCCTTGGGGGACTAGGAGGACGActtgctgcggcggcggtggcggagcctCAACTGAGAGTTTAATTAAGAAGAAAGGCAAGTCTACTGTAACtccataagagcatctccagcaatacCCTCTACTTGTTAAGTATGGGCTTTTCTTATATTTTGAGGATTTAGTTTTTTCACCCAACTCCAACAAGAGCCTCTATATTTCAGCCCCTACTTCCCCCTGCCATATGGGACCTACTTGTCAGtctcctttcttctttgcctctcctttcttcctcctctagctGCCTGGAGCTGGGACCGCAAGTATCGGCCGACCAAGCCGATGCGCCGATGGCGGCAACTCACGCCGCGCCGGCGTGCATGAGTTGGCCAGAGCTCGGCCCGGCGTGGGGAGGGCGACAGCTCCCGCGGCGCCGACGGGCAGGGGCCGGCTAGAGCTTGGCCTTGCGAGGTGAGGACGGTGGCTCCCGCGGCACCGACGGGCAGGGGCCGGTCAGAGCTCGGTCTTGCACGGCGAGGGCGGAGGCTCCCGCAGCGCCGGCGGGAAGGGGCCGGCCGGAGCTCGGCCTGGTGCCGGCGGGAAGGGGCCGGCCGGAGCTCGGCCTTccgcggcgagggcggaggCTCCCGCAGCGCCGGCAGGAAGGGGCCGGTCGGAGCTCGGCctggcgccggcggggaggggcCGGCCGGAGCTCGGCCTTGCGGGGCGAGGGCGGAGGCTCCCGCAGCGCTGGCGGGAAGGGGCCGGCCGGAGCTCGGCCTAGCGCCGATGCGTCGAGAGCGGCGGCTGGCCTGGCTCCAGCATGTAGGGGCCGCCCGGAGCTCGATCAGGAACACCAACGCGTcgagggcggcgtcggcgagccGCGTGCAGGGGCATATTGGAGCTTGGCCTGACGTGTTGACGTGGCGAGGGCGGTGGCTCGCCTGGCGCTGGCAGGCCCGGAGCTCGACCTAGCGCGCGCCGAGGGCGGCGGCTTGCCCGATGTTGACGAGCACGGTAGGGGAGATGCCTgggaggagaagaaagaagcaaTTTGGTGGGACATGGAGGGTTCCTAGAGACCCCTCACCCCTCAGGTCTGGGTCCGGGGGTGGAGGGGAAGATTTAGATATCTTCTCATTTTAGAGGTCCGAGTAGAGAGTCTGTTGgagttgattttttttagattgggAGATTGGTGTTCTTGCCCCTGCTAGCAACTCCAATTGCATTTTTACCTCTACTTTTAAAACTTTGTGAATTTGCCCCTGTGTTTTCAAAATGAAAGCTCTGTTTGCCCCTGGTTGTAGCTCCGTCACCTGCAGTCAAAATAAACAGctaaaaataaataagaaaacCTTGCAAAATAGGGGGAAAAGACTAGATTGCCCCTTATCCTTTCATCCAACCcggcagcacctccctcgtGTCTCTCTTATCTCTTCCCACCCTCGTCTCTCTCATCTCTTTCTGccaggcggcgcggccgcgtgggTCA is drawn from Panicum virgatum strain AP13 chromosome 1N, P.virgatum_v5, whole genome shotgun sequence and contains these coding sequences:
- the LOC120656281 gene encoding anaphase-promoting complex subunit 15-like gives rise to the protein MLQFPALMRQWPSPPLIPASTLLPVPATSHEDELLLAMAESDLEDKLNEIRKTNSNLVIIGKPAGDTKEEYDAEVEDDDADNVEESDGDDFDQETG